One region of Aquificaceae bacterium genomic DNA includes:
- a CDS encoding HIT domain-containing protein: MKLLWAPWRSQYVEKVDEQEGCFLCEAVSQPEERLRDYLVLHRGKRAFVIFNKFPYNPGHLMVAPIDHIGDYLLLDQETALEIHKLTRVCIQLIREVMKSHGINVGYNLGRAAGAGLESHIHLHLVPRWFGDTNFMQTLADTKVISQDLYELYDRMKPVFKRILDAS; encoded by the coding sequence GAAGCTCCTTTGGGCACCTTGGAGAAGCCAGTATGTGGAAAAGGTAGATGAGCAAGAGGGATGCTTTCTTTGTGAAGCGGTGTCTCAACCAGAGGAGAGGCTCAGGGACTACCTTGTTTTGCACCGTGGTAAGAGGGCTTTTGTAATATTTAACAAGTTTCCCTACAACCCTGGACATCTAATGGTGGCACCCATAGACCACATAGGGGATTATTTGCTTCTTGACCAAGAGACTGCACTTGAAATACACAAGCTAACAAGAGTTTGTATACAGCTTATAAGGGAAGTGATGAAGTCTCACGGCATAAACGTAGGCTATAACCTTGGTAGGGCTGCAGGTGCTGGATTGGAAAGCCACATACACCTCCACCTCGTCCCAAGATGGTTTGGAGACACCAACTTTATGCAAACCCTTGCGGATACTAAGGTTATATCTCAAGACCTCTATGAACTTTATGACAGGATGAAGCCCGTATTCAAAAGGATACTTGATGCTTCTTGA